The following coding sequences are from one Thunnus maccoyii chromosome 17, fThuMac1.1, whole genome shotgun sequence window:
- the LOC121882913 gene encoding solute carrier family 35 member D3, producing the protein MDVFKSRLLGISVAVAHGIFSGSLNILLKFLISNYHFNFLTLIQFLTSSTAALTLETLRRLGKVNIPPFSIQLSKEFGPVCILSTLQSTLTLWSLRGLSLPMYVVFKRCLPLFTLSIGVCVLRNGVPSIGVVTAVIITTGGAALAGAGDLTGDPFGYITGVLAVIIHASYLVLIQKTSLDSEYGPLTAQYAIAIMAAPVLLVCCFISMDAINMWSYEGWKDPYITSIFVFCIFIGCAMNFTTLHCTYINSAVTTSFVGVVKSIATITVGMLAFNDVAPTGLFIGGVVVNTIGSITYCVVKYFETKKKSSYEDLEEAGKDGSPPGEPYQEKPPLNSSGPGDDTGSDPGKLEKEVTVSIEGKEEEAPAGLANGELRTGDGGQGYGEGGLNSHIMTEKEVLEMQREHLHKENISSSQSASDSYVGVWRSIRNLQFMKKDPLIDNMEQQSP; encoded by the exons ATGGATGTGTTTAAAAGCCGGTTGTTGGGGATTTCCGTGGCCGTTGCGCACGGCATTTTCTCCGGCTCTCTGAACATCTTGTTGAAGTTCCTCATCAGTAATTATCACTTCAACTTCCTGACGCTCATCCAGTTCCTGACCAGCAGCACCGCAGCGCTCACTCTGGAGACCCTCAGGCGGCTGGGGAAGGTCAACATCCCCCCGTTCAGCATTCAGCTCTCTAAG GAGTTTGGTCCGGTGTGTATCCTCTCCACGCTGCAGTCCACTCTCACTTTGTGGTCTCTGCGAGGCCTCAGTCTACCCATGTACGTGGTGTTCAAACGCTGCCTGCCACTCTTCACACTCAGCATAGGTGTGTGCGTGCTGAGGAATGGTGTGCCGTCCATAGGCGTGGTGACCGCCGTGATCATCACCACCGGTGGAGCCGCGCTAGCTG GTGCTGGAGATCTCACTGGCGATCCCTTCGGTTACATCACTGGTGTTTTGGCGGTGATCATCCATGCCTCCTATCTGGTCCTGATCCAGAAAACCAGTCTGGACAGCGAATATGGACCGCTCACAGCACAGTACGCCATCGCCATCATGGCCGCGCCG GTGCTGCTGGTGTGCTGCTTCATCTCCATGGATGCCATCAACATGTGGTCGTATGAGGGCTGGAAGGACCCCTACATCACGTCCATCTTCGTCTTCTGCATCTTCATTGGCTGCGCCATGAACTTCACCACGCTGCACTGCACCTACATCAACTCCGCTGTCACCACCAGTTTTGTGGGTGTAGTCAAGAGCATCGCCACCATCACCGTCGGCATGCTGGCGTTCAACGATGTCGCGCCTACTGGGCTGTTCATCGGCGGTGTGGTGGTGAACACCATCGGCTCCATCACTTACTGCGTTGTCAAATACTttgagacaaagaagaagagctCATATGAGGATTTGGAGGAGGCGGGGAAGGATGGCTCGCCCCCTGGTGAGCCTTACCAAGAGAAACCACCTCTAAACAGCTCCGGGCCCGGCGATGACACCGGATCTGACCCAGGAAAACTAGAGAAAGAGGTAACAGTGAGCATcgaagggaaggaggaggaggcaccAGCTGGCTTGGCTAATGGAGAGTTGAGGACGGGAGACGGTGGACAAGGATACGGAGAAGGAGGCTTGAATTCCCACATCATGACGGAAAAGGAGGTGCTGGAGATGCAGAGGGAGCATCTCCACAAGGAGAACATTTCTtccagtcagtcagccagtgaCAGCTATGTCGGTGTGTGGAGGTCCATCAGAAATCTGCAGTTCATGAAGAAAGACCCTTTGATTGATAACATGGAGCAGCAGAGTCCGTAA